Proteins from a single region of Desulfolutivibrio sulfoxidireducens:
- a CDS encoding mannose-1-phosphate guanylyltransferase/mannose-6-phosphate isomerase, with the protein MAQPTSSLPASPDAPAFPPSAIILAGGSGTRLWPLSRTLLPKQLLALSGKNTLLQDTLARTLTLFSAERTWVATNEEHVYEVRGQLRQVDPGLDGRVLAEPVGKNTLPAILLGLDRILGEAGAESAGPTVVGVFPADHMVTDATAWKSCMERGLGLARDGWLVTFGIPPAGPETGYGYIHRGRAVGDGGYTVLGFTEKPGLEAAKAMLRQGGYLWNSGMYLFRADVFLEAVERFVPRLWAWWLARRETPLVEGYGGIPDLSVDYGIVEKMERIAVVEAAFDWDDLGSWEALYRLGTKDRNGCVIQGDVLALDCRDSLLVSRGGKLAATGLRDVIVVQTRDATLVCPLSGVQGVKDLVAALRAQGSSLVQAHVTVRRPWGSYTVLEEGPGYKIKRIEVLPGASLSLQMHHHRSEHWVVIAGTARVQVGEQSFLLAENQSVDIPKTTPHRLANPGKVPAEIIEIQSGPYLEEDDIVRFDDVYGRRVDGGGGTGAAGQAG; encoded by the coding sequence ATGGCCCAACCGACATCCTCCCTCCCCGCGTCCCCGGATGCCCCGGCGTTCCCGCCGTCCGCCATCATCCTGGCCGGGGGATCGGGAACCCGCCTGTGGCCGCTGTCCCGAACCCTCCTGCCCAAGCAGCTTCTGGCCTTAAGCGGGAAAAACACCCTGCTCCAGGACACCCTGGCCCGGACCCTGACCCTTTTTTCGGCCGAACGCACCTGGGTGGCGACCAACGAGGAGCACGTCTACGAGGTGCGCGGCCAACTGCGCCAGGTGGACCCGGGCCTGGACGGCCGGGTCCTGGCTGAGCCCGTGGGGAAAAATACGCTCCCGGCCATCCTGCTCGGACTTGACCGCATCCTCGGCGAGGCCGGGGCGGAGTCGGCCGGGCCGACCGTGGTCGGCGTTTTTCCGGCGGATCACATGGTCACCGACGCCACGGCCTGGAAATCCTGCATGGAGCGGGGACTGGGTCTGGCCCGGGATGGCTGGCTGGTCACCTTCGGCATCCCCCCGGCGGGGCCGGAAACCGGCTACGGCTACATCCACCGGGGCCGGGCCGTTGGCGACGGCGGATACACGGTTCTGGGGTTCACGGAAAAGCCCGGCCTGGAGGCGGCCAAGGCCATGCTGCGCCAGGGCGGCTATCTGTGGAACAGCGGCATGTACCTGTTTCGGGCGGACGTGTTTCTGGAGGCCGTGGAGCGATTCGTCCCGAGGCTCTGGGCCTGGTGGCTGGCGCGCCGGGAGACGCCCCTGGTCGAGGGCTACGGCGGCATTCCCGATCTCTCCGTGGACTACGGGATCGTGGAGAAGATGGAGCGCATCGCCGTGGTGGAGGCGGCCTTCGACTGGGACGACCTGGGCAGTTGGGAGGCCTTGTACCGCCTGGGGACCAAGGATCGTAACGGGTGCGTGATCCAGGGCGACGTCCTGGCCCTCGACTGCCGGGACAGTCTGCTCGTCTCCCGGGGGGGCAAGCTGGCCGCGACCGGGTTGCGCGACGTCATCGTGGTCCAGACCCGGGACGCCACCCTGGTGTGCCCCCTGTCCGGGGTGCAGGGGGTCAAGGACCTGGTGGCGGCGCTTCGGGCCCAGGGCAGTTCGCTTGTCCAGGCCCACGTCACCGTGCGCCGGCCCTGGGGCAGCTATACCGTTTTGGAGGAAGGCCCGGGGTACAAGATCAAGCGCATCGAGGTGCTCCCCGGGGCGAGCCTGAGCCTGCAGATGCACCACCATCGCAGCGAGCACTGGGTGGTCATCGCCGGAACGGCCAGGGTCCAGGTGGGCGAACAGTCCTTTTTGCTCGCCGAAAACCAGTCCGTGGACATTCCCAAAACCACCCCGCACCGTCTGGCCAACCCCGGCAAGGTGCCCGCGGAGATCATCGAGATCCAAAGCGGCCCATACCTTGAGGAGGACGACATCGTGCGCTTCGACGACGTGTACGGCCGCCGGGTGGACGGGGGCGGCGGGACGGGGGCCGCGGGCCAAGCCGGCTGA
- the lipA gene encoding lipoyl synthase: protein MTAPEELSGETPSPRGKRLPPWLRVGLPRGAAFGRTASLVAAHDLCTVCRNARCPNIFECYSRGTATFLVLGEACTRNCVFCNIATGIPGPPDPGEPDRVAKAARELGLRHVVVTSVTRDDLADGGAGHFAAVTARLRQTLPGVVVELLVPDFQGRAAALSVVLSAGPDVLNHNVETVPHLYPRVRPQADYARSLELLRRAALRPGVRVKSGFMLGFGESPEQARRVIADLAGAGCAMITVGQYLRPSRRHPEPVRYVHPDEFGELAAYGRECGVAGMFCGPLVRSSYHAETQAATGEGSVVGPGRGCEGA, encoded by the coding sequence GTGACCGCACCTGAGGAACTTTCCGGAGAAACCCCCTCTCCCCGGGGGAAAAGACTCCCCCCCTGGCTTCGGGTGGGCCTGCCGCGCGGGGCCGCCTTCGGCCGCACCGCATCCCTGGTGGCCGCCCATGACCTGTGCACCGTGTGCAGAAACGCCCGTTGCCCCAACATCTTCGAATGTTATTCCAGGGGCACGGCCACCTTTCTGGTGCTGGGCGAGGCCTGCACCAGAAACTGCGTCTTTTGCAACATCGCCACGGGCATCCCCGGCCCTCCGGACCCCGGCGAACCGGATCGGGTGGCCAAGGCCGCCCGGGAACTCGGACTGCGGCACGTCGTGGTCACCTCGGTCACCCGCGACGACCTGGCCGACGGCGGGGCCGGGCATTTCGCGGCCGTGACCGCGCGGCTTCGCCAGACCCTGCCCGGGGTCGTGGTGGAACTGCTCGTGCCCGATTTCCAGGGCCGCGCGGCGGCCCTTTCCGTGGTCCTTTCGGCCGGGCCGGACGTGCTCAACCACAACGTGGAGACCGTGCCGCACCTCTATCCCCGGGTGCGCCCCCAGGCGGACTACGCCCGAAGCCTTGAACTGTTGCGCCGGGCCGCCTTGCGGCCGGGCGTGCGGGTCAAAAGCGGATTCATGCTCGGGTTCGGGGAGAGCCCGGAGCAGGCCAGGCGGGTCATCGCGGATCTGGCCGGGGCGGGATGCGCCATGATCACCGTGGGACAATACCTGCGGCCGTCCCGCCGCCATCCGGAACCGGTGCGCTACGTCCATCCGGACGAGTTCGGGGAACTGGCCGCCTATGGCCGGGAATGCGGCGTGGCCGGGATGTTTTGCGGGCCGCTGGTGCGCAGTTCGTACCATGCCGAAACGCAGGCGGCCACGGGGGAAGGGTCCGTCGTCGGGCCGGGGCGCGGTTGTGAGGGGGCGTGA
- the qrcA gene encoding menaquinone reductase multiheme cytochrome c subunit QrcA, translating to MEERQSNKAGGVGGVVLLFLVGFVGALVVGWWVFPQLLFSQKTQPIRFSHKVHAEQGMDCESCHVYAKTGQFVGLPSTASCAECHPDETGGATDNEKEIDKFVNQYVKPGVEVPWLVYQYQPDNVFFSHAAHQGFDCTSCHPDVANMDSPPPYQQNRISGYSKQTMKMWECERCHASMGASNACYVCHK from the coding sequence ATGGAGGAAAGACAATCGAACAAGGCGGGCGGCGTCGGCGGCGTCGTGTTGCTTTTCCTGGTGGGTTTCGTGGGCGCTCTCGTCGTCGGCTGGTGGGTTTTTCCGCAACTTCTTTTCAGCCAGAAGACGCAGCCCATCCGGTTCAGCCACAAGGTGCACGCGGAACAGGGCATGGACTGTGAAAGCTGTCACGTCTACGCCAAGACGGGACAGTTCGTCGGTCTGCCATCCACCGCGTCCTGTGCCGAGTGTCATCCCGACGAGACCGGAGGCGCGACGGACAACGAGAAGGAAATCGACAAGTTCGTCAACCAGTACGTCAAACCCGGTGTCGAAGTGCCCTGGCTCGTCTATCAGTACCAACCGGACAATGTCTTCTTCTCCCATGCAGCGCACCAGGGATTCGACTGCACCTCGTGCCATCCCGATGTGGCCAACATGGATTCTCCGCCGCCGTATCAGCAGAACCGTATCAGCGGCTACAGCAAGCAGACCATGAAGATGTGGGAATGCGAGCGGTGCCATGCCTCCATGGGCGCCAGCAACGCATGCTACGTCTGCCATAAATAA
- the rfbC gene encoding dTDP-4-dehydrorhamnose 3,5-epimerase, whose protein sequence is MRGIPTDFPGLFVVEPKVFGDHRGFFVETYNRRVFAELGMDYDFVQDNHARSNQKGVLRGLHFQTPPAAQAKLVWVTRGAVFDVVVDLRQGSPTYGRWYGLELSEDNFKRLMIPAGFAHGYVTLTDVAEFQYKVDAFYSPGHDGGIAWNDPDLAVPWPVERPVLSEKDAALPRLRDFDSPFVFFG, encoded by the coding sequence GTGCGGGGTATTCCCACTGATTTTCCCGGGCTTTTCGTGGTCGAACCCAAGGTCTTCGGCGACCACCGGGGATTTTTCGTCGAGACGTACAACCGCCGGGTGTTCGCCGAACTCGGCATGGATTATGACTTCGTCCAGGACAACCATGCCCGGTCAAATCAAAAGGGCGTGCTGCGCGGACTGCATTTCCAGACCCCCCCGGCCGCCCAGGCCAAACTGGTGTGGGTCACCCGGGGAGCGGTCTTCGACGTCGTGGTCGATCTGCGCCAGGGCTCTCCCACATACGGCCGGTGGTACGGCCTGGAACTCTCCGAGGACAATTTCAAGCGGCTCATGATTCCGGCCGGGTTCGCCCACGGCTACGTGACCTTAACCGACGTGGCCGAATTCCAGTACAAGGTCGACGCCTTCTATTCCCCGGGACATGACGGCGGCATCGCCTGGAACGATCCGGACCTGGCCGTGCCCTGGCCCGTGGAGAGGCCGGTTTTGTCCGAAAAGGACGCCGCCCTGCCACGGCTGCGCGATTTCGATTCGCCCTTCGTCTTTTTCGGATAG
- the qrcC gene encoding menaquinone reductase iron-sulfur cluster-binding subunit QrcC, protein MSAVHKEFATKWGLVIDIDKCTGCGACMVACQTENNLAPMEDASNKLRTLTWLLVYELKNGKAFPDAEVAYLPRPCMQCGNPSCVPVCPVVATDKNEDGGIVSQIYPRCIGCRYCMAACPYHSRYFGWFDPVWPEGMEKALTPFASTRPRGVVEKCSFCHHRWNQAKDAARITGKDPNNLPDGAYTPACVEVCPTGAMAFGDLKNPKHKVYELSRSKYAFRLLERLGTDPQVYYMTKRDWVRRQGDNYLPNEKA, encoded by the coding sequence ATGAGCGCAGTGCATAAGGAATTCGCGACCAAATGGGGTCTGGTCATCGACATTGACAAGTGCACGGGTTGCGGCGCGTGCATGGTCGCGTGCCAGACGGAAAACAATCTCGCTCCCATGGAAGACGCGTCCAACAAGCTTCGGACGCTGACCTGGCTGCTCGTCTATGAACTCAAAAACGGCAAGGCGTTTCCCGACGCCGAGGTGGCCTATCTGCCCAGGCCCTGCATGCAGTGCGGAAATCCCTCCTGCGTGCCGGTGTGCCCGGTTGTGGCCACGGACAAAAATGAGGACGGCGGCATCGTCAGCCAGATATACCCCCGGTGTATCGGTTGCCGGTACTGCATGGCCGCCTGCCCTTACCACTCCCGCTATTTCGGATGGTTCGACCCGGTCTGGCCCGAGGGCATGGAAAAGGCCCTCACGCCCTTTGCATCGACCCGGCCCCGGGGCGTTGTGGAGAAGTGCAGCTTCTGCCACCACCGCTGGAACCAGGCCAAGGATGCCGCCCGGATCACCGGCAAGGACCCCAACAACCTGCCGGACGGGGCCTACACCCCGGCCTGCGTGGAGGTCTGCCCAACCGGCGCCATGGCCTTCGGGGATCTGAAAAATCCCAAGCACAAGGTGTATGAACTCTCCAGAAGCAAGTATGCCTTCCGGCTTCTCGAGCGGCTCGGCACCGATCCCCAGGTCTACTACATGACCAAACGGGACTGGGTGCGGCGTCAGGGTGATAATTACCTCCCAAACGAAAAGGCGTAG
- the qrcB gene encoding menaquinone reductase molybdopterin-binding-like subunit QrcB, whose amino-acid sequence MGLDRRAFIGLVAGGAVGTLFTPIPWKITDDLSIWTQNWHWIPRVPRGEVTFATTASKLCPSGAGLKVALDGGKPVTAYGNPEHPLSQGGVSPIGASEVYMLYSPSRVRTPMRKAGGKFEPITWEQAQADLMAKCKAAGNKVACISGDVGGTGGEVLSAFLSKAGSAAMYAMPCEAGPAAAGFKLMGGQGQVGYDIDNADCVLILGADIFEGSGVSVRNRKAFCASRPQGGAAKARFAYAGPVRGHTGSVCDAWIPVASAHLGALAMGIAWHLLKAGAAADAADMADFKKLVEANYSPDKVSALTGVPADVLAQAAKSLAGAKAPLVIPGSEMGQGMGPGTFIAGMSLNLLLSRMNKPGGVMALPELPAVFPGAETPSEILARDLPGYLKNVGEGKTPAPEVLLVYAANPAYGLPESGSMAKALEKIPFKVSFASFMDETAAMCDLVLPCSLTLERYDDVVTPYGSAFCSYTLVKPLLAPIYDTKTTADFILDMAKKMNLALGHDSMEKALKEKAAVLAKAGGFMAKEAMPWEVLAGKPAPAFDAGGMWKALEAGQAWVKTGQVAQTGLSFASKVLAALKPTKAELCLAGEAPQRVGTSATGIPAQCTTVIPHTVLKDGALYVRMNAATAKKYGLSEGSRVTLAGAGTSCSAKTLLSENVMTGVVAVPLGFGHTAFDAFSKGKGDNFLKIMSVAPESGTGMTVWAGSEVKIA is encoded by the coding sequence GTGGGACTTGATCGCAGAGCTTTTATCGGACTCGTGGCGGGTGGCGCCGTCGGTACGTTGTTCACCCCCATTCCGTGGAAAATTACGGATGATCTCTCCATCTGGACCCAGAACTGGCACTGGATCCCCCGGGTGCCCCGGGGTGAGGTCACCTTTGCCACGACCGCGAGCAAACTGTGTCCCTCCGGGGCCGGACTCAAGGTGGCCCTGGACGGCGGCAAGCCGGTGACGGCCTACGGCAATCCCGAGCATCCCTTGAGCCAGGGCGGCGTCTCGCCGATTGGGGCCTCCGAGGTGTACATGCTCTACAGTCCCTCCCGGGTGCGCACTCCCATGCGCAAGGCCGGAGGGAAATTCGAGCCCATCACCTGGGAACAGGCCCAGGCCGACCTCATGGCCAAATGCAAGGCCGCCGGAAACAAGGTGGCCTGCATAAGCGGCGATGTGGGCGGCACCGGAGGCGAGGTCCTGTCGGCCTTCTTGTCCAAGGCCGGCTCCGCCGCCATGTACGCCATGCCCTGCGAGGCCGGACCGGCCGCCGCGGGATTCAAGCTCATGGGCGGGCAGGGCCAGGTGGGGTACGACATCGACAACGCCGACTGCGTGCTCATCCTCGGGGCGGACATCTTCGAGGGCTCGGGCGTCTCGGTGCGCAACCGCAAGGCCTTTTGCGCCAGCCGTCCCCAGGGCGGCGCGGCCAAGGCCAGGTTCGCCTACGCCGGCCCCGTGCGCGGCCACACCGGTTCGGTGTGCGACGCCTGGATCCCGGTGGCCTCCGCCCACCTCGGGGCCCTGGCCATGGGCATCGCCTGGCATCTCCTGAAGGCCGGCGCGGCGGCGGACGCGGCCGACATGGCCGACTTCAAGAAACTCGTCGAGGCCAATTATTCCCCGGACAAGGTCTCCGCGCTGACCGGCGTGCCCGCCGATGTCCTGGCCCAGGCGGCCAAGTCCCTGGCCGGGGCCAAGGCCCCCCTGGTCATCCCCGGCTCGGAGATGGGCCAGGGCATGGGGCCTGGAACCTTCATCGCGGGCATGAGCCTGAACCTTTTGCTCAGCCGCATGAACAAGCCCGGCGGGGTCATGGCCCTGCCCGAGCTTCCCGCGGTCTTCCCCGGTGCGGAAACGCCCTCGGAGATCCTGGCCCGCGATCTGCCCGGCTACCTGAAAAACGTCGGGGAGGGCAAGACCCCCGCCCCCGAGGTGCTTCTGGTCTATGCCGCCAATCCGGCCTACGGCCTGCCTGAATCGGGGAGCATGGCCAAGGCCCTGGAAAAAATCCCCTTCAAGGTGAGCTTCGCCTCGTTCATGGACGAAACCGCGGCCATGTGCGATCTGGTTTTGCCGTGCTCGCTCACCCTGGAGCGCTATGACGACGTGGTCACCCCGTACGGCTCGGCTTTTTGCAGCTACACCCTGGTCAAACCGCTTCTCGCCCCCATCTACGACACCAAGACCACGGCTGACTTCATCCTGGATATGGCCAAGAAGATGAATCTGGCCCTGGGACATGACAGCATGGAAAAGGCGCTCAAGGAAAAGGCGGCGGTCCTGGCCAAGGCCGGCGGATTCATGGCCAAGGAGGCCATGCCCTGGGAGGTGTTGGCCGGAAAGCCCGCGCCGGCCTTTGACGCCGGCGGCATGTGGAAGGCCCTGGAAGCCGGTCAGGCCTGGGTCAAGACCGGACAGGTGGCCCAGACCGGACTCTCCTTTGCCTCCAAGGTCCTGGCCGCCCTCAAACCGACCAAGGCCGAGCTGTGCCTGGCCGGCGAGGCCCCGCAACGCGTGGGTACCTCGGCCACGGGTATCCCGGCCCAGTGCACGACCGTCATTCCCCACACGGTGCTCAAGGACGGGGCCTTGTATGTGCGAATGAACGCCGCCACGGCCAAGAAGTACGGCCTGTCGGAAGGATCGAGGGTGACCCTTGCCGGGGCCGGGACCTCCTGCTCCGCCAAGACGCTTCTCTCCGAAAACGTCATGACCGGCGTGGTGGCCGTGCCCCTGGGCTTCGGTCATACCGCCTTCGACGCGTTCTCCAAGGGCAAGGGCGATAATTTCCTGAAGATCATGTCCGTCGCGCCGGAATCGGGAACGGGCATGACCGTCTGGGCTGGCTCTGAAGTGAAAATCGCCTAA